In Aestuariibaculum lutulentum, one DNA window encodes the following:
- a CDS encoding response regulator transcription factor: MSVINVVLADDHVLVRDGIKALLEDQDGIKVIDEASNGLEALEVIKKQNPHLLIVDIRMPEMNGIEVVQKIKEQQIDVKTLVLSMHDSEEYVVKAIQAGADGYLLKGASKEEFLKALNSIAGGGKYFTGDVSAIIMNNFVSGNAVKETPKIKKKINDPFNLTKRERQILELVLQLKNNKDIAEELEISKRTAEVHRFNLMKKLEVKNLMELSNKAKEYDLV; the protein is encoded by the coding sequence ATGAGTGTTATAAATGTAGTTTTAGCCGATGACCATGTTTTAGTAAGAGATGGAATTAAGGCGCTTTTAGAAGATCAGGATGGTATTAAGGTCATTGATGAAGCTTCAAATGGGCTTGAGGCTCTTGAAGTAATTAAAAAGCAAAATCCACATTTGTTAATTGTCGATATCCGCATGCCAGAAATGAATGGTATTGAGGTTGTTCAAAAAATAAAAGAGCAGCAAATCGATGTTAAAACACTGGTGTTATCAATGCACGATTCTGAAGAATATGTGGTAAAAGCTATTCAGGCAGGTGCCGATGGCTATCTGTTAAAAGGAGCCAGTAAGGAAGAGTTTTTAAAAGCTTTAAATAGTATTGCTGGTGGTGGTAAGTATTTTACCGGAGATGTTTCAGCTATTATCATGAATAATTTTGTAAGCGGTAATGCGGTTAAGGAAACTCCAAAAATTAAGAAAAAAATTAACGATCCATTTAATTTAACGAAACGCGAACGTCAGATTCTTGAACTTGTTTTACAGTTGAAAAACAATAAGGATATTGCTGAAGAACTTGAAATTAGTAAGCGTACTGCAGAAGTTCATCGTTTTAACTTAATGAAAAAATTAGAGGTTAAAAATCTAATGGAGTTAAGTAATAAAGCTAAAGAGTACGATTTAGTTTAA
- a CDS encoding sensor histidine kinase → MTNNGNSLDQRTFDKLSRLYIIALSTIALSVIVSQILIRKHLNAQQSDSTVINIAGRQRMLSQKLTKDIVALSVEQELNGRILLKDKIKATLKLWETSHYSLQEGSESLGLPGNNSTVISDKFQKLNPIFNTISRSAQTIIEDIENVPPLPNSAFSEDIKKVRQNEGEFLSVMDEIVNQYDLEANEKVSWLRRLEMLLTILTLIILLAEFLFIFWPTAKSVRATLAELLSAEQRAKQMAIDADELSVAKEKSMRELRALNHAMDETLLFARITQSGNVVHIGKRFSRLFKFSGFNVTTSFSEVISVHEKEQLVLESIISKSKKTGWQGEVKATTKDHEDIWLEMAIIPFSPSDDRPELLIIASDITTRKAAQLEIERLTKASFEEKMDQQKIISSKIIENQEKEQNRIAKDVHDGIGQMLTGLKYNLESIDISDIDKTAKKIEHLKELTTNIIKGVRTATFNLTPPELTDHGIVPAINKLTHELAKLTGKNIVLFNKTDFNKRLDSLVEINIYRIVQEAINNAIKYANSTHILVSLSHSENILSIVIDDNGKGFDPSKVKKVKEGDGGMGMTFMKERIKYIEGRFFIHSEIDKGTRVTLNIPIKE, encoded by the coding sequence ATGACAAATAACGGTAATTCATTAGATCAGCGTACGTTTGATAAGTTAAGCCGTTTGTATATTATTGCCTTAAGCACCATTGCGCTTTCGGTAATTGTTAGCCAGATTCTTATTCGCAAGCATTTAAATGCCCAACAAAGTGACTCGACTGTTATTAATATTGCGGGAAGACAGCGTATGCTTAGTCAGAAGCTTACAAAGGACATTGTTGCACTTTCAGTCGAGCAGGAATTAAATGGGCGTATTCTACTTAAAGATAAAATAAAGGCGACCCTAAAACTTTGGGAAACGTCGCATTATTCACTTCAGGAAGGAAGCGAAAGTTTAGGGCTTCCAGGGAATAATAGTACTGTTATTTCAGATAAGTTTCAAAAGTTAAATCCAATATTCAATACGATAAGTCGTTCGGCTCAAACAATCATAGAAGATATTGAGAATGTCCCGCCGTTACCGAATTCGGCTTTTTCTGAAGATATTAAAAAGGTTAGACAGAATGAAGGTGAGTTTTTGTCTGTTATGGATGAAATTGTAAACCAATACGATTTAGAAGCTAATGAAAAAGTGAGCTGGTTACGTCGTTTAGAGATGTTGCTTACTATTTTAACGCTTATCATTTTACTGGCTGAATTTTTATTCATTTTCTGGCCAACAGCAAAGTCGGTTAGAGCGACTTTGGCAGAATTATTGTCGGCAGAACAACGTGCCAAGCAAATGGCTATTGATGCAGACGAACTGAGTGTAGCCAAAGAGAAATCGATGCGTGAATTACGTGCTTTAAATCACGCCATGGATGAAACTTTATTGTTTGCTCGTATTACTCAAAGTGGAAATGTGGTTCATATAGGTAAACGATTTTCACGATTGTTTAAGTTTTCAGGATTTAATGTGACTACAAGTTTTTCAGAAGTGATTTCTGTACACGAAAAAGAGCAGTTGGTTTTAGAAAGTATCATTTCAAAAAGTAAGAAAACCGGTTGGCAAGGCGAGGTTAAAGCAACTACAAAAGATCATGAAGATATCTGGTTAGAGATGGCTATCATTCCATTTAGTCCAAGCGATGATCGCCCAGAACTTTTAATTATTGCTTCCGATATTACTACCAGAAAAGCAGCACAGTTAGAAATAGAACGCCTAACTAAAGCGAGTTTTGAGGAGAAGATGGATCAGCAGAAAATCATCTCCAGTAAGATTATTGAAAATCAGGAAAAGGAACAAAATCGCATAGCAAAGGATGTTCACGATGGTATTGGACAAATGCTTACCGGATTAAAGTATAATTTGGAAAGTATTGATATTTCAGATATTGATAAGACAGCTAAAAAAATTGAGCATTTAAAGGAGTTAACCACTAATATTATTAAGGGAGTAAGAACGGCAACCTTTAATTTAACGCCACCAGAATTAACCGATCATGGTATTGTTCCAGCAATAAATAAGTTAACGCACGAGTTGGCAAAATTAACAGGGAAAAATATTGTGCTATTTAACAAAACCGACTTTAATAAGCGTCTGGATTCTCTGGTTGAAATTAATATTTACCGAATTGTTCAGGAGGCTATTAATAATGCGATTAAGTATGCCAATTCAACGCATATTTTAGTGTCGTTATCACATAGTGAAAATATACTTAGTATTGTTATAGATGACAACGGAAAGGGGTTTGATCCTTCGAAGGTTAAGAAAGTAAAAGAAGGTGATGGAGGTATGGGGATGACCTTTATGAAAGAACGTATAAAGTACATAGAAGGGCGCTTTTTTATTCATTCTGAAATAGATAAAGGCACGCGGGTAACTTTAAATATTCCTATTAAAGAGTAA
- a CDS encoding DUF4202 domain-containing protein — MEPTRFETAIALIDKKNSEDPNVYHSHGLDFPKELLYSQRMSQKLLQFKPNASRALQLAARAQHICRWKIARDEYPMDRVGYLKWRETLKKMHAELTAEILKEVGYEDEFIDRVSFLINKKLIKKNEESQTIEDVICLVFLDYYFEEFAAKHEDEKVIDILQKTWVKMSDEGHEEALKIKFSDKSLALVKQAIS; from the coding sequence ATGGAACCAACAAGATTTGAAACGGCAATAGCCTTAATAGATAAAAAGAATTCAGAAGATCCTAATGTGTATCACAGTCATGGTTTAGATTTTCCAAAAGAATTGTTATACTCGCAACGCATGTCTCAAAAACTGTTACAGTTTAAGCCGAATGCATCAAGAGCCTTGCAATTGGCAGCCAGAGCGCAACATATATGCCGATGGAAAATTGCAAGAGACGAGTATCCTATGGATCGCGTAGGGTATTTAAAATGGCGAGAAACTCTAAAAAAAATGCATGCCGAATTAACTGCGGAAATTTTAAAGGAAGTAGGGTATGAAGATGAATTTATTGATCGCGTTTCGTTTTTAATTAATAAAAAATTAATCAAGAAAAATGAAGAAAGTCAGACTATTGAAGATGTCATTTGTCTGGTGTTCTTAGATTATTATTTTGAAGAATTTGCTGCTAAGCATGAAGATGAAAAGGTTATTGATATTCTTCAAAAAACATGGGTTAAAATGTCTGATGAAGGACATGAAGAAGCCTTGAAAATTAAGTTTTCAGATAAAAGTTTAGCCTTGGTAAAACAAGCGATTTCTTAA
- the nirD gene encoding nitrite reductase small subunit NirD: MQDILSQYNTVTEADVTTWFEVGTVADFPENSGACIKYKTKQIAVYNFVRKNKWYAAQNLCPHKMEMVLSLGMVGDKDGIAKVACPMHKKNFSLEDGSNLNGDDLKIATYPVKIKDGNVYIGFSD; this comes from the coding sequence ATGCAAGATATACTTAGTCAATACAATACAGTAACCGAAGCCGATGTTACAACGTGGTTTGAAGTGGGAACCGTTGCCGATTTTCCCGAGAATAGCGGAGCCTGTATAAAGTACAAAACCAAGCAGATAGCGGTTTATAATTTTGTTAGAAAAAATAAGTGGTATGCCGCACAAAATCTTTGTCCGCATAAAATGGAAATGGTGTTGTCTCTAGGAATGGTGGGAGATAAGGATGGAATCGCAAAAGTAGCCTGCCCGATGCATAAAAAGAATTTTTCGTTGGAAGACGGTTCTAATTTAAACGGTGATGATTTAAAAATTGCGACTTATCCTGTTAAAATTAAAGATGGAAATGTGTATATTGGCTTTTCAGACTAA